The following proteins are co-located in the Sulfurovum sp. TSL6 genome:
- the glgB gene encoding 1,4-alpha-glucan branching protein GlgB: MTHAMHYNISTLSDLDIYLFKEGNHTKLYEKFGAHKMQYEGLDGVHFAVWAPNAQSVSVRGDFNSYATDTHPLKLREDDSGIWEGFIEGVEQGLTYKYHIVSKFHNIIHDKSDPFAFFSEKPSKSASRVWTVDGYDWQDEKWMITRHKVNAHDAPVSVYEMHLGSWKRKVEEENRYLSYRELAVELLAYLKQMHYTHVEFMPLTEYPYFGSWGYQVTGYFSATARFGEPQDLMYLIDVLHENGFGVIMDWVPSHFAVDMHGLVNFDGTALYEHEDLQKGFHPEWGSYIFNYGRNEVKSFLISSAMFWLDKYHIDGIRVDAVASMLYLNYAREEGEWTPNVNGGNENLEAVAFLRKLNESIYAEFSDIMMIAEESTAWPMVTRPTSIGGLGFGFKWNMGWMHDTLKYMSYDPIHRQHHHHQLTFSLWYAFDEHFMLPLSHDEVVHMKGSLINKMPGDTNQKFANLRTMYAYMMAHPGKKLLFMGGDIAQYTEWNFEESIDWHLLEDPYHANLQKMLSDLNLLYRNERALYQYDEKHAGFEWIDDGDYQHNCISFMRKCDLLDETVYVVCNFADETWESYKIGVPCEGEYVEIFNSQSSYYEGWNIGNTGPLKAIKEPMHGREYSITLTLPPLGVIYLKKI, from the coding sequence ATGACACATGCCATGCATTATAATATCTCAACATTGAGTGATCTTGATATTTATCTGTTTAAAGAGGGAAATCATACGAAACTCTATGAAAAATTCGGTGCGCATAAAATGCAATACGAAGGCTTGGATGGTGTACACTTTGCTGTTTGGGCACCTAATGCACAAAGTGTAAGTGTACGTGGTGATTTTAACAGCTATGCCACAGATACACACCCCCTTAAATTACGGGAAGATGATTCTGGTATATGGGAAGGTTTTATTGAAGGTGTGGAACAGGGTTTGACCTATAAGTATCATATCGTCTCAAAGTTTCATAATATTATCCATGACAAGAGTGATCCTTTTGCTTTTTTCTCTGAGAAGCCTTCTAAGTCAGCCTCTCGTGTCTGGACTGTTGATGGGTATGATTGGCAAGATGAAAAGTGGATGATAACACGTCATAAGGTCAATGCACATGATGCCCCGGTCAGTGTTTATGAAATGCACCTTGGTTCATGGAAGCGAAAAGTTGAAGAAGAGAACCGCTATCTCAGCTACAGAGAATTGGCCGTAGAACTTCTGGCATACCTCAAACAAATGCATTATACCCACGTGGAGTTCATGCCTTTAACGGAGTATCCCTATTTTGGTTCATGGGGGTATCAAGTCACAGGTTATTTTTCCGCTACGGCACGTTTTGGTGAACCTCAAGATCTCATGTATCTTATCGATGTGTTGCATGAGAACGGATTTGGTGTTATTATGGACTGGGTACCTTCACATTTTGCTGTAGATATGCATGGGCTTGTCAATTTTGACGGTACGGCACTCTATGAACATGAAGACCTACAAAAAGGTTTTCATCCTGAATGGGGAAGTTATATCTTTAACTATGGGCGTAATGAAGTAAAATCATTTCTTATCTCATCAGCCATGTTCTGGCTCGACAAATATCACATTGATGGTATACGTGTGGATGCTGTCGCCTCCATGCTGTACCTGAACTATGCCAGAGAAGAGGGGGAGTGGACACCTAATGTCAATGGAGGAAATGAAAACCTCGAAGCGGTTGCATTTCTACGTAAACTCAATGAAAGCATCTATGCCGAATTCTCTGATATCATGATGATCGCTGAAGAGTCTACAGCATGGCCGATGGTCACACGGCCTACGAGCATCGGTGGTCTGGGATTCGGATTTAAATGGAATATGGGATGGATGCATGATACGCTAAAGTACATGAGTTATGACCCTATACATCGTCAGCATCATCACCATCAACTGACTTTTAGCCTATGGTATGCTTTTGATGAGCATTTTATGTTGCCCTTAAGTCATGATGAAGTGGTACATATGAAAGGTTCCCTGATCAACAAGATGCCGGGTGACACCAATCAGAAATTTGCCAATCTGCGTACTATGTATGCTTATATGATGGCACATCCTGGTAAAAAACTTCTTTTTATGGGAGGAGATATCGCTCAGTATACTGAGTGGAATTTTGAGGAAAGTATTGATTGGCATCTTCTTGAAGATCCCTACCATGCCAACCTGCAAAAGATGCTCAGTGATCTTAATCTCCTCTACCGTAATGAACGTGCTTTGTACCAATATGATGAAAAACATGCTGGTTTTGAGTGGATAGATGACGGAGACTATCAGCATAACTGTATCAGCTTTATGCGTAAGTGTGATCTTCTCGATGAGACAGTGTATGTCGTATGTAACTTTGCTGATGAGACATGGGAAAGCTATAAGATCGGTGTGCCTTGTGAAGGTGAGTATGTCGAGATATTTAATTCTCAGTCAAGTTATTATGAGGGGTGGAATATCGGTAATACAGGACCTCTTAAGGCGATCAAAGAACCGATGCACGGACGTGAATATTCGATCACTCTGACGCTGCCTCCTTTGGGGGTTATCTATTTGAAAAAGATATAA
- the pgm gene encoding phosphoglucomutase (alpha-D-glucose-1,6-bisphosphate-dependent): MSLHAYAGKLAPKSILVNVPELISDYYTKIPDTKDRAQCISFGTSGHRGSSLRKSFNEMHILAVTQAVCDYRKKEGIEGRLFMGMDTHALSYPAQLTAIEVLAANEVDLYIAEDFGYTPTPVISHAILTHNAKGGPLCDGIVITPSHNPPTDGGFKYNPPHGGPADTDVTDWIEARANEILENNLQDVKKIPIEESLKAKNITQYDYVTPYVDDLENVIDMKAIAASGILIGADAMGGSGMAYYAAIKARYGLNMEIFHDTLDATFSFMHCDKDGKIRMDCSSPYAMAGLIELKEKYDIAFGNDTDFDRHGIVTKSVGLMNPNHYLSVAINYLAQNRPEWNSDLGIGKTLVSSSMIDRVANDLDKKVIEVPVGFKWFVDGLINGSIFFGGEESAGASFLRKDGSVWSTDKDGIILTLLAAEILAVTGKDPGVHYQELTEKFGAPIYARIDAPADEQQRSILKNLSPDDVKEKELGGEPIEAILTNAPGNGAAIGGLKVVAKNGWFALRPSGTEPIYKIYAESFIDEAHLKQIQQEAQAMVSKLF, translated from the coding sequence ATGAGTCTTCATGCATATGCTGGAAAACTGGCACCGAAATCAATTCTTGTAAATGTTCCTGAACTCATCAGTGATTACTATACTAAGATTCCCGATACAAAAGACAGAGCCCAGTGTATCAGCTTCGGAACCTCTGGGCACCGTGGTTCTTCACTGCGTAAAAGCTTTAACGAGATGCATATCCTTGCTGTAACACAAGCCGTCTGTGACTACCGTAAAAAAGAAGGTATAGAGGGGAGACTCTTTATGGGTATGGATACCCATGCACTCTCATATCCGGCACAGCTCACTGCCATTGAAGTCTTGGCAGCCAATGAGGTCGATCTTTATATCGCCGAAGATTTCGGCTATACACCGACACCTGTCATATCACATGCGATTTTGACACACAATGCAAAAGGCGGACCGCTGTGTGACGGTATCGTGATCACCCCTTCACATAACCCGCCGACAGATGGAGGGTTTAAATACAATCCGCCGCATGGCGGACCTGCAGATACCGATGTAACGGATTGGATAGAAGCACGTGCCAATGAAATTTTGGAAAATAACCTGCAAGATGTCAAAAAAATACCCATAGAAGAGTCATTAAAGGCAAAAAATATTACCCAATACGACTATGTAACGCCTTATGTAGATGATCTTGAAAATGTGATAGATATGAAAGCTATTGCTGCATCGGGTATTCTCATCGGTGCAGATGCTATGGGCGGTTCGGGTATGGCATACTATGCTGCCATCAAAGCACGTTACGGACTCAATATGGAGATCTTCCACGATACACTGGATGCTACATTCTCTTTTATGCACTGTGACAAGGATGGTAAGATCCGTATGGATTGTTCTTCCCCTTATGCAATGGCCGGACTGATAGAGCTCAAAGAAAAGTATGACATTGCTTTTGGAAACGATACAGATTTTGACCGTCATGGCATTGTCACGAAAAGTGTCGGACTTATGAATCCCAATCATTACCTCAGTGTAGCCATCAACTATCTGGCACAAAACCGTCCTGAGTGGAACAGTGACCTGGGTATAGGAAAAACACTCGTAAGCAGCTCTATGATAGACCGTGTAGCAAATGACCTAGATAAAAAAGTGATCGAAGTGCCCGTCGGCTTTAAATGGTTCGTTGATGGTCTTATCAACGGGAGTATCTTCTTCGGAGGAGAAGAGAGTGCCGGTGCAAGCTTTTTGCGTAAAGACGGTTCGGTTTGGAGTACCGATAAAGACGGCATTATCCTGACACTTCTGGCCGCTGAAATATTGGCAGTGACAGGGAAAGACCCTGGTGTGCATTATCAAGAGTTAACGGAAAAATTCGGAGCTCCTATCTACGCCCGTATCGATGCACCTGCGGATGAGCAGCAGAGAAGTATTCTGAAAAATCTCTCCCCTGATGATGTGAAAGAAAAAGAACTTGGCGGTGAACCTATTGAAGCTATATTGACCAATGCCCCGGGTAATGGAGCTGCCATAGGCGGTCTTAAAGTGGTCGCAAAGAACGGATGGTTTGCACTCCGACCATCAGGAACGGAGCCGATCTATAAGATCTATGCCGAGAGTTTCATCGATGAAGCACATCTCAAACAGATACAACAAGAAGCACAGGCCATGGTCAGTAAACTTTTTTAG
- a CDS encoding DUF4931 domain-containing protein produces the protein MSDIRHDRVHGTQVIIAPERLHRPHCYGVEENEEIVKEEYCPFCEGNESMTPPEIFALRKKGSLPNKKGWKTRVVPNLYKAVQIETAYEHHYGFFEHWEGFGAHELIIDTPEHHTSITQWSESAVVHWLQTLRARVSDLRKDERIAYISLFKNEGSEAGASQQHCHTQLIGLPIVPKLLRERYQRSFTYYKQNSSALLESEIEHEEASDERIVAKNGEFTAYCPYASAYPFEVIISSKKALGQIDTLHDETIAEVAPLLVLILKNMKKQLGCFTFNLSISTPPLQGNAFEYDILTHTDEMCRFAIRIMPRLYHLAGFEVSTGININPVAPEHAAKLLRGSIDE, from the coding sequence ATGTCTGATATTAGACATGATCGTGTACATGGTACGCAAGTGATCATTGCACCCGAACGTTTACATCGGCCCCATTGTTATGGAGTAGAAGAGAATGAAGAGATCGTCAAGGAGGAGTATTGTCCATTTTGTGAAGGCAATGAGTCCATGACTCCACCTGAGATCTTTGCACTAAGAAAAAAAGGTTCACTTCCAAATAAAAAGGGGTGGAAAACACGTGTGGTTCCAAACCTTTATAAAGCGGTTCAGATAGAAACAGCGTATGAACACCATTATGGATTTTTTGAGCATTGGGAAGGTTTTGGTGCACATGAACTGATCATAGATACACCGGAACATCATACTTCCATCACACAATGGAGTGAGAGTGCAGTGGTGCACTGGTTACAAACATTGCGAGCAAGGGTTTCTGATTTAAGAAAGGATGAACGTATTGCCTATATTTCACTGTTTAAAAATGAGGGGAGTGAGGCAGGCGCTTCACAGCAGCATTGTCATACACAGCTCATAGGACTGCCAATCGTTCCAAAATTACTAAGAGAGAGATATCAGCGTAGTTTTACGTACTATAAGCAAAATTCGAGTGCTTTGTTAGAGTCAGAAATAGAGCATGAGGAAGCATCCGATGAGCGTATTGTAGCCAAGAATGGTGAGTTCACCGCTTATTGTCCTTATGCTAGTGCCTATCCTTTTGAAGTGATCATCAGTTCTAAAAAGGCATTAGGACAAATAGATACCCTTCATGATGAGACTATAGCAGAAGTTGCACCATTGTTAGTATTAATACTAAAAAATATGAAAAAACAGTTGGGTTGTTTTACTTTTAACCTTTCTATCAGCACACCGCCTTTACAGGGGAATGCATTTGAATATGATATACTCACACATACAGATGAGATGTGCCGTTTTGCGATTCGAATTATGCCACGTCTCTATCATTTGGCTGGATTTGAAGTGAGTACAGGAATAAATATAAATCCTGTTGCACCTGAACATGCTGCTAAGCTATTAAGGGGGAGTATTGATGAGTAA
- the glgA gene encoding glycogen synthase GlgA, translating to MDKLNILLAASEVVPYAKSGGLADVSGALPKALRALGHDVRVVMPRYYIVDKEKYGLKALEGSLGVPMGSMGKAWAGVYEGVLPGSDVPIYFIEHEGFFGRKGLYDEDGKGYDDNDNRFIFFSKAVMQLAKKLHFKPDVIHANDWHTAAIPILLNTIYAFDPDFEYTGSLLTIHNLQHQGKFYKGAMDVLGVGWEHFKADELEEFDGINLLKGGIVHADAINAVSQKYAQEIRTPEFGWGLDRLIDAKAYKLYGILNGIDYEEWSPTVDTFIPATFDLDDLSGKALCKTALQKEFDLPQQNEVPLIGLVGRLVEQKGITLLSAAMEELMKLDIQIVLLGTGEKWAEHFFSELTSKYPEKFACYIGYRNDLAHKIEAGSDMFLMPSLFEPCGLNQIYSLRYGTLPIVHATGGLDDTIENYDSVHQSGTGFKFYNATPEALIGTVQWAVDTWYQDKSGFKQLQHNAMLKRFNWEEAAHGYEDLYRHIIQGRLKNKEHK from the coding sequence GTGGATAAATTAAATATCTTACTGGCAGCTTCTGAAGTGGTGCCTTATGCAAAGAGTGGCGGTTTGGCAGATGTCTCTGGAGCACTTCCCAAAGCACTTCGAGCCTTGGGACATGATGTGCGTGTGGTGATGCCTCGTTATTATATTGTAGATAAGGAAAAGTATGGTTTGAAAGCACTTGAAGGTTCCCTGGGCGTTCCGATGGGAAGTATGGGTAAAGCATGGGCAGGTGTATATGAAGGTGTACTGCCTGGAAGTGATGTACCTATTTACTTTATAGAGCATGAAGGTTTTTTTGGACGTAAAGGCTTATATGATGAAGATGGGAAAGGCTATGATGACAATGACAATCGCTTTATATTCTTCTCTAAGGCAGTCATGCAGCTAGCAAAAAAATTACATTTTAAACCTGATGTGATTCATGCCAATGACTGGCATACTGCAGCCATACCTATTTTACTTAATACCATCTATGCTTTTGATCCCGACTTTGAATACACAGGCTCACTTTTAACTATTCATAATTTGCAGCACCAAGGTAAATTTTACAAAGGTGCGATGGATGTGTTGGGTGTAGGATGGGAGCACTTTAAAGCAGATGAACTTGAAGAGTTTGACGGCATCAATCTGCTTAAAGGCGGTATTGTACATGCAGATGCCATCAATGCTGTGAGTCAGAAATATGCACAGGAGATACGTACACCGGAGTTTGGATGGGGACTGGACAGGCTCATCGATGCAAAGGCGTATAAACTCTACGGTATCCTTAATGGGATAGATTATGAAGAGTGGAGCCCCACAGTAGATACCTTCATTCCAGCGACCTTTGATCTTGATGATCTTTCGGGAAAAGCACTCTGTAAAACTGCATTGCAAAAAGAGTTCGATCTTCCACAGCAAAACGAAGTCCCACTTATAGGTTTGGTTGGACGTCTGGTTGAACAAAAAGGTATTACCTTGCTCTCAGCCGCGATGGAAGAATTGATGAAACTGGATATTCAGATAGTACTGTTGGGTACTGGAGAGAAGTGGGCAGAGCACTTCTTCTCAGAGCTTACATCTAAATATCCTGAAAAATTCGCCTGTTATATCGGATATCGCAATGATCTTGCCCATAAGATCGAAGCAGGCAGTGATATGTTCCTTATGCCTTCGCTTTTTGAACCGTGCGGACTCAATCAGATCTATAGTTTACGTTATGGAACATTGCCTATAGTACATGCAACCGGTGGGCTGGATGATACTATAGAGAATTATGACAGTGTGCATCAAAGCGGCACAGGATTTAAGTTTTACAATGCAACACCTGAGGCATTGATCGGGACTGTACAATGGGCAGTCGATACGTGGTATCAGGATAAATCGGGGTTTAAACAACTCCAACACAATGCTATGTTAAAGCGTTTTAACTGGGAAGAAGCAGCACATGGTTATGAAGACCTATATCGTCATATCATTCAGGGTCGTCTTAAAAATAAGGAGCACAAATGA
- the glgP gene encoding alpha-glucan family phosphorylase, producing MKNLVHYEIDSQYATKVAYFSMEFAIDQSLKIYSGGLGFLAGSHMRSAYDLEQHMVGVGILWSYGYYDQDRHKDRTLDLKYTRKYYSFLEDPEVRVTVNVNGQPVQVKVLVMPSRVFGSAPLVLLTTDIPENDFLSRTITHKLYDPNEETRIAQEVVLGIGGVKALESLNQKVDIYHMNEGHALPLVFELLNTYKTFEAVREHVVFTTHTPEKAGNEEHNVYLLAQMGFFNGYSLKEIQNELHYYDEKFCLTIGALKTSKRANAVSKIHEKVANKMWKNVDGRCEIIGITNAQNRRFWVDKPLLRALEEHEDYGIIARKKHLKKILFEEVANQTGKVFSADTITIVWARRFVEYKRPELLIYDFERFHKLMHNTTYPVQIIWAGKPYPNDAGAINMFNELIELSHGYKNMAVLTGYELNLSKMLKQGSDIWLNTPRVTREASGTSGMSASMNASIHFSINDGWHPEFAKDGVNAFSIATADASLPIHDQDHYDHKAMMDKLENVILPLYYNDMKEWVKMMKYAMNDVVREFNSTRMAHQYYKWMYDDEGQVEK from the coding sequence ATGAAAAATTTGGTGCATTATGAAATTGACAGCCAATATGCAACAAAAGTAGCTTATTTCTCAATGGAATTTGCGATAGATCAATCGCTTAAAATTTATTCTGGCGGATTGGGATTTTTGGCAGGATCTCATATGCGTAGTGCATACGATCTTGAACAGCATATGGTTGGTGTGGGTATACTTTGGAGTTATGGGTATTATGACCAGGATCGGCATAAAGATCGCACTTTAGATTTGAAATATACCCGTAAATACTATTCTTTTCTTGAAGATCCTGAAGTTAGAGTAACCGTAAACGTCAATGGTCAACCTGTCCAAGTGAAGGTACTGGTCATGCCTAGCAGGGTGTTCGGTTCTGCACCGCTTGTTTTACTCACAACAGATATTCCTGAAAATGATTTTCTTTCCCGTACTATCACACATAAACTTTATGATCCAAATGAAGAAACACGTATAGCACAGGAAGTTGTTTTGGGTATTGGTGGTGTGAAAGCACTCGAATCACTCAATCAAAAGGTCGATATATACCATATGAATGAGGGGCATGCATTACCGTTGGTATTTGAGTTGTTAAATACATATAAAACGTTTGAAGCGGTACGTGAACATGTGGTATTTACGACACATACTCCCGAAAAGGCAGGAAATGAAGAACACAATGTCTATCTTTTAGCCCAAATGGGATTTTTTAACGGATATTCTCTAAAAGAGATCCAAAATGAACTTCATTATTATGATGAAAAATTTTGTTTAACAATTGGTGCATTGAAAACATCTAAACGTGCCAATGCTGTATCTAAGATACATGAAAAAGTAGCAAACAAAATGTGGAAAAATGTTGATGGACGATGTGAGATAATTGGGATTACCAATGCACAAAATCGTAGATTTTGGGTTGATAAACCATTATTAAGAGCGCTGGAAGAGCATGAAGACTATGGAATTATTGCACGTAAAAAACACCTTAAAAAAATTCTTTTTGAAGAGGTAGCCAATCAAACAGGAAAAGTGTTTTCTGCTGATACCATAACCATAGTTTGGGCACGTCGTTTTGTTGAATACAAACGTCCAGAATTACTCATTTATGATTTTGAACGTTTTCATAAGCTAATGCATAACACAACATATCCTGTACAGATTATATGGGCAGGAAAACCTTATCCTAATGATGCGGGTGCTATCAATATGTTTAATGAACTTATTGAGTTGAGCCATGGCTATAAAAATATGGCTGTGCTGACTGGTTATGAGTTAAACCTTTCTAAAATGCTTAAGCAAGGAAGTGATATATGGCTTAATACACCACGTGTAACACGTGAAGCTAGTGGTACAAGTGGTATGTCCGCAAGTATGAATGCTTCGATTCATTTTTCTATCAATGACGGATGGCATCCAGAATTTGCCAAAGACGGGGTAAATGCATTTTCTATAGCCACAGCAGATGCTTCTTTACCTATCCATGACCAAGATCATTATGATCATAAAGCGATGATGGATAAACTTGAAAACGTTATTTTACCCTTGTATTATAATGACATGAAGGAATGGGTAAAAATGATGAAATATGCTATGAATGATGTAGTGCGAGAATTTAATTCAACTCGTATGGCACACCAATACTATAAGTGGATGTATGATGATGAGGGGCAGGTTGAGAAGTAG
- a CDS encoding glycogen synthase, which translates to MSNSRILFAASEVYPFAKSGGLADVAYSLPRALNEAYNVDVIMPLYQFIDRVQFGIQASGETFNIMMGNKSYPVTLYICKYENITYRFIYTPLLCDREFLYGNPQGGYEDNDIRFALFNYAMLEIVKRDIYEIVHLNDWQTALLPLLLNNEPKIETKSLFTIHNLAYQGVFEKKALARLGIDEKYFHMDCLEFYGQVNFMKAGIAYADKITTVSPTYAKEILTPEFGCGLEGFLQYHSGKLTGIVNGIDTEQFSPSTDKMLVSPYTDLRGKAVNKRAFLKEIKLKDPKRPLVIFIGRFTWQKGLEIFIDALPDMALMECNIVVLGDGEAQYHDALKTLANKHDNIYLKSGYDEALSHRMYAASDFFLMPSLFEPCGLAQMIAMHYGSMPIVHSVGGLTDTVHDYAAFDAKSQKGYGVVFSQPDHHACLDAVKKALLLYSMKTQYNQIVKHNMLCDFSWRESGELYIKEYEKLKEESQRG; encoded by the coding sequence ATGAGTAATTCACGGATACTATTTGCTGCAAGTGAAGTGTATCCTTTTGCTAAAAGCGGTGGACTTGCTGATGTAGCATACAGTTTGCCAAGAGCATTAAATGAAGCATATAACGTTGATGTCATCATGCCTCTTTACCAGTTCATAGACCGTGTACAGTTTGGCATACAAGCGAGTGGCGAAACATTTAATATCATGATGGGAAATAAATCTTATCCTGTCACACTTTATATTTGTAAATATGAAAATATAACGTACCGTTTTATCTATACACCGTTGCTTTGTGACAGAGAGTTCCTCTATGGAAATCCTCAAGGCGGTTATGAAGATAATGATATCCGGTTTGCACTGTTTAATTATGCCATGTTGGAAATAGTGAAACGGGATATCTATGAGATCGTACACCTCAATGACTGGCAAACTGCATTGCTGCCTCTACTGCTTAATAATGAGCCAAAGATTGAGACTAAAAGTTTGTTTACCATTCACAATCTTGCCTACCAGGGAGTTTTTGAAAAAAAAGCACTCGCAAGACTGGGCATTGATGAAAAATATTTTCATATGGATTGTCTGGAATTTTACGGGCAGGTTAATTTTATGAAAGCAGGGATAGCCTATGCTGATAAGATTACAACGGTCAGTCCTACTTATGCCAAAGAGATATTAACCCCAGAGTTTGGATGTGGTCTCGAGGGATTCTTGCAATACCACAGTGGTAAACTTACAGGTATCGTGAATGGTATTGATACCGAACAGTTTTCACCATCCACTGACAAGATGCTAGTCTCACCTTATACTGATCTCAGAGGAAAAGCAGTCAATAAAAGAGCTTTTTTAAAAGAGATAAAGTTGAAAGATCCTAAAAGACCTTTGGTTATTTTTATAGGACGTTTTACGTGGCAGAAAGGCTTGGAGATCTTTATTGATGCTTTACCTGATATGGCTTTGATGGAATGCAATATCGTTGTCCTTGGAGATGGTGAAGCACAATACCATGATGCACTCAAAACATTAGCTAACAAACATGACAATATATATCTGAAGTCTGGTTATGATGAAGCACTCTCTCACCGTATGTACGCAGCTTCAGATTTCTTTTTGATGCCGTCACTGTTCGAACCTTGCGGATTGGCACAAATGATCGCTATGCATTATGGATCGATGCCTATCGTGCACAGTGTGGGAGGGTTGACAGATACGGTACATGATTATGCAGCCTTTGATGCTAAAAGTCAAAAAGGGTATGGGGTTGTCTTTAGCCAACCTGATCATCATGCATGTTTAGATGCAGTTAAAAAAGCTTTACTGCTTTACAGTATGAAAACACAATATAACCAGATAGTCAAACATAATATGTTATGTGATTTTTCATGGAGAGAGAGCGGAGAATTATATATTAAAGAATATGAAAAACTAAAAGAAGAGAGTCAACGTGGATAA